From Zea mays cultivar B73 chromosome 3, Zm-B73-REFERENCE-NAM-5.0, whole genome shotgun sequence:
TTACTGACATGCACAAGTACAGGtgattttatttaatttataGCTATGGATAGCCATGTGTACAGTGCTTTTCTTTAACTCAGAGATTGTATTAAGAATGCATTTCCCTGTATGCAGACAAGGGACTCCAAGGAAGAGGTATGGCTCCTTGCCAGGAAGCAAGGGCAGAGCACGGCTTAGGACTGAGGAATCTTTTTACGAGAACCCGTTTCCTGAGTGCATCTGTTTGACTGGGAGGTCCTGATGTATAGGTAGGTATGATCCTATCGTATACGCAGTATGCGACTGTTTGTGGGCTTGGAGAGAATTGAGATAGAGTGCTGTTGATTAAAGTGTATTtgtccaaaccatatcacctcggCGATCCTTTCCAGATGAACTGACGTCTGTTCTTAATTGCAGCTTTGCATGATGATGACACGGTGCACCCATCATTGGAGGTGTGCTAGTGCTTCAGTCTGGCCATTGGAGCTCTACCGGTACTTTGTGATGAAAAAAGCTGATCTGGTACTCAAGGACACAAGTTAGTGAAGGACGTCTTCCTTCTCGTGATCAACATGCAATGCAATGACCTTGTTGGACCAGATGGAGGGCTGGGGCCACTGCAACCAAGAAACCGTACATGAACTGTTTTGTCCCCCGCAAACTCGAGAGATTTGGCATGTTTGCCATTAGTAACGAAAGTTTCGAGGTATATATGCGTTGGCAAGCATCTGTACCCTTCGAGGCAACATCAGGGGGAAAAAAAATATAGTAAAAGCATTTAGCCTTAGCGAGCAGGTTTACACAAGCTGTTGAACTGCTGCTGCAGCTTTGTAACCTTACAGAGTTAGAGTGGTCATCAGAAGCGATGCTCACTTGTCCTCTCTCCGTATTACCGTCTCCCATGTCCTCTAATCATATCAACAAGAGCCAGGCGCTGTAAAAAAAAAGTAGTAGTAGGAATTGGAACCCTACACGACTCGAAATGATTGTGCTATCTGTTTGAGGTCTTTGTAATGCCTCTTCCACTGCAGACCTGCAAAAGATTCCCAGCTATTTATTGTATTATTCAGgataataataaaaaaaagagTTGGCTTGCATTTCTGCGAACAATGGCTTTACCGTTTGCAGTTACACTGAAGAGGTAGAGCCTGttcccagctgccgtggcggtgaTGAACACATGGGGCGGCTCCAGCTCGAACTGGTAGTAAGTTCTTCCCGAATGCGCCGCCGTCTCCGAGGACAGGACCTTCCCTTCCACGTTCTCTCCGATGACCTCCGGACCGAAGGCGGTGATCACCTTCTCCGGGCTGCCGATCTTCTCGATGGTCGCGTCGTCCAGGTCATCTGTAGGACGGGAACCATATCACAACATTTCTTGAGCATTTTGTTCAGGTCTCAGCTCACCTGCGAACCGGCGAACTGGGGCCACGATGACGAACAGCCGGCCTTCCTTGGGGTTTGCGAAGCGCAGGTCGATCTCCGTGCCGCCCAGATCAGCAATGGACACCGGGACCTAAGTTGGAGCCATGGTAAGAGAAACACTAGTCTCCGCATCAGAAACAGAAAAAGCACCAGGTGGAAACCTCATCCCAGCCGTCTGGAACTTTGAAGCTGTACGGGATGATGGGGCTCCAGCCAACTCCGTGGCCACCGGACTTGTCGTCTGGCCTGCGGTACGTTCTCCAACCTGTCTGAACGATTCGATCAGCATCATGAAAACAATTCAACAGTATTTCACTGCagagaaagaagaaaaagaagaagaagagctcaccattTTCGTCAGGTTCAGACAAGCCGGGGACCCTCCCGGCGAGCAGGCCCTGGTTGGCCGCCAGACCACGGCCTGCAAACCCAAGCACTGAGGCGACAGCTGCTGCGGAAGCCAACGCACGCCTCCCCACCACCACTGCTACACCCTCCTGATCTTCACGCCCCACTGACAGGGAGGGCCCGCTGAAGCACGTCACAGCCGCCGCCCTGCCCTTGGCGACGGCAGAAGGTTTGGCGAGGAACAGGGAGGAGCTCGGGGAGAGCAGCACTGTCATCTCTGCAGGATGGTGTTTCCCAGACCTCCGCGATTCTCCCCTGCTTGCCTCTCTGGTTGTTCTTGGTGTGGGACGATGGGCTGCTGCCTGCTGGAGACTTCTCTTCTGTTCGTTTGCTGGATCCATGCTGCGGAGGCAGTTTTCGACCACAAGACATGGGTggacaggatgatcttcagagttGGGACACGTCTCACACCTACATTGTTTGAGCGCCTCCTCTTGATTTCACTTATTGTTTTTTTTAAATCAGATACTTTTTTACTATGAAAAATGGAAGTTTGTTTTTGTTTatttgcaggagaaggagatgcTCCTGTGGTGAATTCTAGAACACGCGTCAGACTACGCCTCCTCTTGTTTTCGGTTTCTCCGTGCATTTATTACTATACAGTAATAAGGACTAGCTTTTTTTCTCTCTTCTCTCCAAACAAACTACTCCCTCCCTCGTAAAATTCAAGGTATTCAAATAATTCTAGAACCAAATAATAAGTCTGATAGAAGACTAACTTACCCTTCACTAGTTAGTTGTTTTGTTCATCAACTTGCTTAGGTTACGGATTATAGTTTATAAAGAGCATGTATAGATGAGGTTTGAAAGACAAACACACACATGGACATGGATGTGTTAAGCAATCTAGAATAATTTATAATTTGATACAGAGTTCGAATATGTGATATAATATTTTTAGGTTGTCTCCAGTAACGTCCTCTAAATTTCGTCCTCTAAAAGAATATTCTTTGTCTTTTACAGCATCCTCTAAAAAAATTCGTCCTCTATATCTTATTCATCTCCAGCAACATCCTCTAAAACCGGTCCTCTATATCTACAGTGTTAACAGAATCCATATATTattaataaaacaaatatatgTGATTATTGCATGCATATTAATCCGTATTTATTTACAAAATTATGAGACATTTAAATACTGCAAATTATTTTTTATTCATACTAACAAATATGTTGTACAACTGTGCTCGATCGCCGATGTTGTTGCCCGCGCTCGTTGGCCGGATAGCGGACGCACAGCCATCCACCATAAATAGCGTGCGCAAGGACCATCCTCTACTTTACAGGAACCTTTACAGTTCTTTGTTGGAGGCGATACAGGATGTTTGGTTCTCTAAATTTGGCGTACAGGACCGTATAGCGGTGCTTGCTGGAGCTAGCCTTATGATGGAGTAGGAGCTAGTCAAACCACTATTTTTTTTGGCTTCACTATAGTTCCTATACTTCCATACCATATAGTAAGGAGTTAATGTTGAATGAAAACGATGCCAAATATGCCTTTGGCAGCAGCTAACCTAGGATTTCACCATTAAACATTATACCACACTAATTTTTTTCATATGCATTATGGGGAACCTAGGTTGTATAATGCTTTTGCAGCAGAGATAGAAACAAACCTAACAAAACCTTAGTTACACATCTACATAGTTTACTTATGTGCATAGATTTTTAGTGGTGAAAATTTGATGCCTTGGTTTTAGAAGTAGTTTTAAGTTGCCTAATTCACTGCCTTCTTAGGAGTCACGGTCCCTTCACCCAGTCTCTAGGTTTTCATTTCCCAATCTAGAGTCTATACTGTTGTAGGAGATCTATAGTCGATAGTCcatactgtcggtgttttgggtccgaccgcgcacgaggggttgcccctcaaggtgccttttt
This genomic window contains:
- the LOC100282037 gene encoding PsbP domain-containing protein 4, chloroplastic → MDPANEQKRSLQQAAAHRPTPRTTREASRGESRRSGKHHPAEMTVLLSPSSSLFLAKPSAVAKGRAAAVTCFSGPSLSVGREDQEGVAVVVGRRALASAAAVASVLGFAGRGLAANQGLLAGRVPGLSEPDENGWRTYRRPDDKSGGHGVGWSPIIPYSFKVPDGWDEVPVSIADLGGTEIDLRFANPKEGRLFVIVAPVRRFADDLDDATIEKIGSPEKVITAFGPEVIGENVEGKVLSSETAAHSGRTYYQFELEPPHVFITATAAGNRLYLFSVTANGLQWKRHYKDLKQIAQSFRVV